One Chryseobacterium indoltheticum DNA segment encodes these proteins:
- a CDS encoding LysM peptidoglycan-binding domain-containing protein codes for MITNFIKHKVRPDDSLSSIAARIYISENDLKTFHNQNCGKMNKLFVNNLKGIDFILIPTHLVSEEKQKLQQQKLLPPPDYFLKFHFDKYSVEEYFEQSENENLKFNYKINLNIKEEKENFLAEIHVKNLAKNNATPDDKVSSLTLDCMKSLYPISYKTSLNGKIESFSNHQRLIEKFKEKRNDIKDFYLGEISQKYLNTFEEDISDEDYFFRQMQSNLLYQVLFPNLEWFHKKSTWKEKFYIHINSFPLEFSCQTEQLFEDSELVETKMTGTLSENCSLRELLKGIRIEDEDIQNNINAEIIIQYFTSKTTKQLREIRSSVNIWHQNELFQKHQLHITQYKDENLPITTE; via the coding sequence ATGATAACGAATTTTATAAAACACAAAGTTCGTCCGGATGACAGCCTGAGCTCCATTGCCGCCCGAATATATATTTCTGAAAATGATTTAAAAACATTCCACAATCAAAACTGTGGAAAAATGAATAAACTATTTGTAAACAATCTGAAAGGGATTGATTTTATTCTAATTCCAACCCATTTAGTTTCCGAAGAAAAGCAGAAACTTCAACAACAAAAATTACTTCCACCACCGGATTATTTTCTGAAATTCCATTTTGATAAATATTCTGTTGAAGAATATTTTGAGCAATCTGAAAATGAAAATTTAAAGTTTAATTACAAGATCAATCTCAACATTAAAGAAGAGAAAGAAAATTTCCTGGCGGAAATTCATGTCAAGAATTTAGCAAAAAACAACGCAACGCCGGATGACAAAGTTTCTTCCCTTACTTTGGATTGTATGAAAAGCCTCTATCCTATTTCATATAAAACTTCATTAAATGGGAAAATAGAATCTTTCAGTAATCATCAACGTTTAATTGAAAAATTTAAGGAAAAGCGAAATGATATTAAAGATTTTTATCTTGGAGAAATTTCTCAAAAATATCTCAATACGTTTGAAGAAGATATATCTGATGAAGATTATTTTTTCAGGCAGATGCAGTCTAATTTATTGTATCAGGTTTTATTTCCAAACTTAGAATGGTTCCACAAAAAATCTACTTGGAAAGAGAAATTTTATATTCATATCAATTCTTTTCCGCTAGAATTCAGTTGTCAGACTGAACAATTATTTGAAGATTCTGAACTTGTTGAAACTAAAATGACAGGAACTCTTTCAGAAAACTGTAGCCTTAGAGAACTTCTCAAGGGAATTAGGATTGAAGATGAAGACATTCAAAACAATATCAATGCTGAAATTATAATTCAATACTTCACTTCTAAAACGACAAAACAATTACGTGAAATAAGATCTTCTGTCAATATTTGGCATCAAAACGAATTATTTCAAAAACATCAATTACACATAACACAATATAAAGATGAAAACCTACCAATCACAACCGAATGA
- a CDS encoding WD40/YVTN/BNR-like repeat-containing protein translates to MMLKLFLSVGLIGTSFLLNAQEVTKKEEIQNSKANEKYLKHIKDATQAFKKNVQFAKKHNQKPPNEYYLQDFIATMDPETGQVSNQNYVELDKRVESGTYRPEKKLKMFNGVNSQYSSKNINSLWVERGPYEVGGRVRGIMFDPNDVTGKKVWAGGVSGGLWYNNDITNATSEWVLVDGFWSNTTVSCIVSDPNNSQIFYVGTGEVETGDFSGLGIWKTTDGGATWQQIFNIENGYASNGVKKGIYNVPDIQVVNNNGVSEVYAGVAGTYLGDMSGNVSFAGVYEAGLYKSTDGTNFTLLNTLLSTTTQGYDIQDIEVGTDNSIWVSTRSSFVGSSSSGGKIFKSNDYGATFTNVYDVGNKNSRVMVEVSNTNPLKAYALLQGATNAEPVRILKTVDGGTTWISTDVAVSGITLPNPIDTGQPDNDFTRGQAFYDLVIETDPQNDEHVYVGGIDSYKSTDGGATWTQYTKWSNNNLLNAANIAGVHADQHALVFNPKNLNQFVMGNDGGIFFAADKNNLANNSAIGVRNKRLNITQFYHGTLNPTATFANENMILGAQDNGTRRLSGVPLANNFYTSSEVYGGDGAYTAYDDQGLYHIASYVYNNHIIFNAQGAYNLLSSSTQRNAGQFINPLAVDRNLDIAYTNANSSSSTSIVLNRISGLASVPLSLTRTQLTIVAVTAGEFATDIFVSPYTTASSTLFIGLSSGKLFKVTNANATHSTSQINFDFGGYISDIKLGASESEIMVTVSNFNKTSVFYSIDGGTTWISKEGNLPDIPVKAIFMNPEDNNEVILGTYFGVWGTANFQATSPTWALYSDGLGKFKVNHFDYRASDKTILAVTYGRGAFTTKIDNTTLATNETQQNSVANQVYPNPTRGPLHVKLANGKPVDIEIFDVSGKLVMTKKNIKSDEEFNIENLIKGDYVLKAIQNGNIVYTSVIIRK, encoded by the coding sequence ATGATGTTAAAATTATTTCTTTCTGTAGGTCTTATAGGAACCTCTTTTCTTTTAAACGCACAAGAAGTGACAAAAAAAGAAGAAATCCAGAACTCAAAAGCAAATGAAAAGTATCTGAAACATATTAAAGATGCTACACAAGCTTTCAAAAAAAATGTTCAATTTGCTAAAAAACATAATCAGAAACCACCTAATGAGTATTATTTACAAGACTTTATTGCCACAATGGATCCGGAAACCGGCCAAGTAAGCAATCAAAATTATGTAGAACTTGATAAAAGAGTTGAGTCGGGTACATATAGACCCGAAAAAAAATTAAAAATGTTTAATGGAGTTAATAGTCAATACTCCAGTAAAAACATTAACAGTCTATGGGTAGAAAGAGGCCCTTATGAAGTTGGAGGAAGAGTAAGGGGAATCATGTTTGATCCTAATGATGTTACAGGTAAAAAAGTTTGGGCTGGCGGTGTCTCAGGTGGGTTATGGTATAATAATGATATTACAAACGCTACTTCTGAATGGGTATTAGTGGATGGTTTTTGGTCTAACACTACTGTATCTTGTATCGTCTCAGATCCCAACAATTCACAGATTTTTTATGTAGGAACAGGGGAAGTAGAGACTGGAGATTTTAGTGGATTAGGAATTTGGAAAACAACCGACGGAGGTGCAACATGGCAACAAATATTCAATATAGAAAATGGATATGCATCCAATGGTGTAAAAAAAGGGATTTACAATGTACCCGACATACAAGTGGTAAATAATAATGGAGTTTCAGAAGTCTATGCTGGTGTTGCGGGAACTTATTTAGGAGATATGTCTGGGAATGTTTCGTTTGCTGGTGTATATGAAGCCGGATTATATAAATCTACTGATGGCACAAATTTCACATTATTAAATACTTTACTTTCAACCACTACTCAAGGGTATGATATTCAGGATATAGAAGTAGGTACAGATAATTCAATCTGGGTATCAACCAGATCAAGTTTTGTCGGCTCATCTAGCTCTGGTGGCAAAATTTTTAAATCAAATGACTATGGAGCCACTTTCACAAATGTTTATGATGTTGGTAACAAAAATTCAAGGGTTATGGTAGAGGTTTCCAATACTAATCCTTTAAAAGCTTATGCTCTGTTGCAAGGGGCAACAAATGCAGAACCGGTAAGAATTTTAAAAACAGTAGATGGTGGTACAACGTGGATTTCTACGGATGTTGCTGTGTCAGGAATTACTTTACCCAATCCTATAGATACTGGGCAACCGGATAATGATTTTACAAGAGGACAAGCATTTTACGATCTAGTAATTGAAACGGATCCTCAAAATGATGAGCACGTTTATGTAGGAGGTATAGATTCATATAAAAGTACCGATGGTGGTGCCACTTGGACGCAGTATACCAAATGGTCAAATAATAATTTACTGAATGCTGCCAACATTGCTGGAGTACATGCAGATCAACATGCACTGGTTTTTAACCCTAAAAATCTTAATCAGTTTGTAATGGGTAACGATGGAGGTATTTTCTTTGCGGCAGACAAAAATAACCTTGCCAATAATTCGGCAATCGGGGTACGAAATAAACGTCTTAATATTACTCAATTTTATCATGGTACTTTAAATCCCACCGCTACATTTGCAAATGAAAATATGATACTTGGCGCACAGGATAATGGCACAAGAAGACTGTCAGGCGTTCCTTTGGCAAATAATTTTTATACGTCTTCGGAAGTTTATGGTGGAGATGGTGCTTATACAGCCTATGATGATCAAGGTTTATATCATATAGCATCTTATGTTTATAACAATCATATCATTTTTAATGCACAAGGGGCATATAATCTGTTGTCTTCGAGTACTCAAAGAAATGCCGGACAATTTATAAACCCTCTTGCAGTAGATAGAAATCTTGATATTGCTTATACCAATGCAAATTCATCATCTTCAACATCTATTGTGTTGAACAGAATAAGTGGTCTTGCAAGTGTACCTTTAAGCCTTACTCGAACCCAGTTAACAATTGTAGCCGTAACAGCAGGAGAATTTGCCACTGATATCTTTGTATCACCTTATACTACTGCAAGTTCTACGCTCTTTATTGGTTTGTCGTCTGGGAAGTTATTCAAAGTTACCAATGCAAATGCAACACACAGTACTTCACAAATTAATTTTGATTTTGGAGGATATATTTCTGATATCAAATTAGGAGCCTCAGAAAGCGAGATTATGGTAACTGTTTCCAATTTCAATAAAACAAGTGTATTTTACAGTATCGACGGAGGAACAACCTGGATCTCTAAAGAAGGTAACCTTCCCGATATTCCGGTAAAAGCTATTTTTATGAATCCTGAAGATAATAATGAGGTAATTTTAGGAACTTATTTTGGTGTCTGGGGAACGGCAAATTTTCAAGCGACTTCACCTACATGGGCATTGTATTCTGATGGTTTGGGTAAATTTAAAGTTAATCATTTTGATTATCGTGCGTCAGATAAAACAATTTTGGCTGTAACTTATGGAAGAGGAGCATTCACAACCAAGATAGACAATACAACTTTAGCGACCAATGAAACTCAGCAAAATTCTGTTGCAAACCAAGTTTATCCAAATCCTACCAGAGGTCCGCTTCATGTAAAACTAGCTAACGGAAAACCTGTAGATATAGAGATATTTGATGTTTCAGGCAAATTAGTCATGACAAAAAAGAATATTAAATCTGATGAAGAATTTAATATAGAAAATCTTATCAAAGGTGATTATGTATTGAAGGCTATACAAAATGGAAACATAGTTTACACTTCTGTTATCATAAGAAAATAA
- a CDS encoding TonB-dependent receptor yields the protein MKKKYIILFSLGLMGFVNAQENEKEIDEVIIKARLKIIKEREEFKKHAQSTEIISEYEINRNNSAFIEQSLNTMAGVQVEKRTQLGGQRIIIRGYGNDQKFNNWGIKMYLNNIPLAGADGVTILDDVNFGLINQVDVIKGPAATLYGGGSGGAVRFYIKPESQKGTSISEQFNTGSFGLFQTSTSASNIEENHSITANYTHIGSDGYRPHGKSIKNFYNINGEFKLNESQKITLLGSHGNSLEQVSGQISYDDYYNGIDNGNFAYIRRGAKTKFITSRVGIGHIWKINENFSNNTTVFYTGTTGDRIAAGAYETSSASNYGVRSVFVFDKDWGDFNSRTEFGTELQQSRSLISNYRFKSVTITEDPILRPLYQGSYFKYLNNQSNYFAIEKITYKPWDLMFLAGLSINQISYNREDLLAVPGLFLVNKVDLYDKNLSFDKKFKAVATPHFALQKIWKDQIINLSYSEGYNAPTSATSFISGLNKTNDNLIAEKAKMWDFSVQGLLGNTSIDYQVSLFSINIKDKLTQLRGTIQNEEQTPYSYWANTGDQQNKGLELSVGYSYRPKNSFITKLQPFASYTYNDFKYSKFSTYLQEGNSEPKVHVYDNKNVVGVPKTRFSLGLDFETKIGLYWQNSYNYMGSVYTDFANSNKVNSFGLLNSKIGYKHTFNKFDVDVFVIGNNLTNQINYTFLFYGNSINDTDKDNQYNDSSVYTDVNPGPRKAYFFTGFNVKYNF from the coding sequence ATGAAAAAAAAATACATAATTCTCTTCTCATTGGGGTTAATGGGATTTGTGAATGCGCAGGAAAATGAAAAAGAAATCGATGAAGTAATCATTAAGGCAAGATTAAAAATAATAAAAGAGCGTGAAGAATTTAAAAAACATGCACAATCTACAGAGATCATCTCAGAATACGAGATTAATCGTAATAATTCTGCATTTATTGAGCAAAGCTTAAATACTATGGCGGGCGTTCAGGTAGAAAAAAGAACTCAGCTCGGCGGACAAAGAATCATAATAAGGGGATATGGAAATGACCAGAAGTTCAACAACTGGGGGATAAAAATGTACCTGAATAATATCCCTCTTGCCGGAGCTGATGGTGTTACAATTTTGGATGATGTCAATTTTGGACTAATCAATCAGGTGGATGTGATAAAAGGTCCTGCTGCAACTTTGTATGGTGGCGGTTCGGGAGGTGCGGTGAGATTTTATATCAAACCAGAATCTCAGAAAGGAACTTCCATTTCGGAGCAGTTTAATACGGGCTCTTTCGGATTATTCCAGACTTCTACTTCCGCATCAAATATTGAAGAAAATCACTCTATAACGGCAAATTATACCCATATTGGAAGCGACGGGTATCGTCCACATGGAAAAAGTATTAAAAACTTTTACAATATTAATGGCGAATTTAAACTGAACGAGAGTCAAAAAATAACTTTATTGGGTTCTCACGGCAATTCTTTGGAGCAGGTTTCGGGGCAGATTTCTTATGACGACTATTACAACGGTATTGATAACGGAAATTTTGCCTATATCAGAAGAGGAGCCAAAACTAAATTTATCACTTCCAGAGTCGGAATAGGGCATATTTGGAAAATTAACGAAAATTTCAGTAACAATACCACCGTATTTTATACAGGAACTACAGGCGACAGAATTGCGGCAGGAGCTTACGAAACTTCATCTGCATCCAACTATGGCGTGAGATCGGTATTTGTTTTTGATAAAGATTGGGGTGATTTTAATAGCCGAACAGAATTTGGAACTGAACTTCAGCAGTCGCGATCTTTGATTTCAAATTACAGATTTAAAAGTGTAACAATTACCGAAGATCCCATTTTGAGACCTTTATATCAAGGCTCTTATTTTAAGTACCTAAATAATCAGTCCAATTATTTTGCGATTGAAAAAATTACTTACAAACCATGGGATTTAATGTTTTTAGCAGGTTTGAGTATTAATCAGATTAGTTACAATAGAGAAGATCTGCTTGCTGTGCCCGGTTTATTTTTAGTAAATAAAGTTGATTTATATGACAAAAACTTGTCTTTTGACAAAAAATTCAAAGCTGTTGCAACACCGCACTTTGCATTACAGAAAATTTGGAAAGATCAGATAATCAACCTTAGTTATAGTGAAGGCTACAATGCGCCGACCTCTGCTACATCGTTTATAAGCGGCCTTAATAAAACAAATGATAATCTTATTGCGGAAAAGGCAAAAATGTGGGATTTCAGTGTTCAGGGATTACTTGGGAATACCTCTATAGATTATCAGGTTTCTTTATTCAGTATCAATATTAAAGATAAACTGACCCAGTTGAGAGGGACTATTCAAAATGAAGAACAGACACCATATTCATATTGGGCAAACACAGGAGATCAGCAAAATAAAGGTTTAGAATTGAGTGTAGGTTATTCTTACAGACCGAAAAACTCTTTTATTACAAAACTTCAGCCTTTTGCAAGTTACACTTACAATGATTTTAAATATTCTAAATTCAGTACATATTTGCAGGAGGGCAACTCGGAGCCGAAAGTGCATGTTTATGATAATAAAAATGTAGTTGGAGTTCCCAAAACAAGGTTTTCTTTAGGTTTGGATTTTGAAACCAAAATAGGTTTGTACTGGCAGAATAGCTATAACTATATGGGAAGTGTTTACACAGATTTTGCAAACTCAAATAAAGTGAATAGTTTTGGTCTTCTAAACTCTAAAATCGGCTACAAGCATACTTTTAATAAATTTGATGTAGATGTTTTTGTTATAGGAAACAATTTAACCAATCAGATTAATTATACTTTCCTTTTTTACGGAAATAGTATTAATGATACGGATAAGGATAATCAATATAATGATTCTTCTGTCTACACCGACGTTAATCCCGGCCCAAGGAAGGCTTATTTTTTTACAGGATTTAATGTAAAATATAATTTTTGA
- a CDS encoding NADH-quinone oxidoreductase subunit N gives MSVLIIVFLTAVAALFSGVFEKGKFARYIGIFGLIVALYVSFLPEASFFEKYRLMYEYGQNTALFTKISIVTTLLLFFLGGFAFSNHRNHQSELYALMLFALCGGFVLFGYQNLVTLFLGVEILSIPLYVMAGANKTDLRSNEASLKYFLMGAFATGFLLLGIAFIYGSTGTFDLYRIHDFSTVNPTNGMFILGVVLMLCAMAFKVALAPFHMWSPDVYQGSPSLITAFMASVVKISGFYALFRLMTIGFSGVTHEWINILGVFLIITLLLANVMGLAQTNAKRMLAYSSVSHAGYIGLVFFGMNALSTYTLAFYLFAYSLSTVGVFMCLIWVEKLKRETSYGAFKGLAKSEPLLATVATISLLSMAGIPLTAGFMGKFSLFAQALSKDNNTFLVIVAVLGSAISIAYYLRLIIAMFFFKETTFKTSERVTVTYNIVAVFIIASIIALGVFPDLFAKQFGL, from the coding sequence ATGAGTGTTTTAATTATTGTTTTCCTGACAGCAGTTGCTGCATTATTCTCGGGAGTTTTTGAAAAGGGAAAATTCGCAAGATACATTGGGATTTTTGGGTTGATCGTTGCATTATATGTAAGCTTTTTACCTGAAGCTTCTTTCTTCGAAAAGTACAGATTAATGTATGAGTACGGACAGAATACAGCTTTGTTTACAAAAATTTCTATTGTAACGACTTTGCTTTTATTCTTCCTGGGAGGTTTTGCATTCAGCAATCACAGAAACCATCAGTCAGAACTGTATGCATTGATGCTTTTTGCATTGTGTGGAGGTTTTGTATTGTTCGGATACCAGAATTTGGTGACTTTGTTCTTAGGAGTTGAGATTTTGTCTATTCCGTTGTACGTAATGGCGGGAGCAAACAAAACTGATCTTAGATCAAACGAAGCTTCTTTGAAATATTTCCTGATGGGAGCATTTGCAACAGGTTTCTTATTATTAGGAATAGCCTTTATCTACGGAAGCACAGGAACATTTGATTTATACAGAATTCACGATTTCAGCACGGTAAATCCAACCAACGGAATGTTTATTCTTGGAGTTGTATTGATGCTTTGTGCAATGGCATTTAAAGTAGCTTTAGCACCATTCCACATGTGGAGCCCGGATGTTTACCAAGGTTCTCCTTCATTGATCACCGCTTTCATGGCGAGTGTGGTAAAAATCTCAGGATTTTATGCATTATTTAGATTAATGACGATTGGATTCTCTGGTGTTACTCACGAATGGATCAATATTTTAGGCGTATTTTTAATTATTACTTTACTATTGGCAAACGTGATGGGTCTTGCTCAGACCAATGCTAAAAGAATGTTGGCGTACTCATCAGTTTCGCATGCAGGATATATCGGTTTGGTATTCTTCGGAATGAATGCTCTTTCAACGTATACATTGGCGTTTTATTTATTCGCTTATTCATTGTCTACAGTTGGAGTATTTATGTGCTTGATTTGGGTTGAAAAGCTAAAAAGAGAGACTTCTTACGGAGCATTTAAAGGATTGGCTAAATCTGAACCATTATTAGCAACCGTTGCAACGATCTCTTTATTGTCAATGGCAGGAATTCCTTTAACGGCAGGTTTTATGGGTAAATTCTCATTATTTGCACAAGCTTTAAGCAAAGACAACAATACCTTCCTTGTAATTGTAGCAGTTTTAGGTTCGGCAATTTCAATTGCTTATTATTTAAGATTAATTATCGCAATGTTCTTCTTTAAAGAAACAACTTTCAAAACTTCAGAAAGAGTTACAGTAACTTACAATATTGTCGCAGTATTTATTATTGCATCAATCATTGCATTGGGTGTTTTCCCTGATTTATTTGCAAAACAGTTCGGATTGTAA
- a CDS encoding complex I subunit 4 family protein gives MSYLLLTLLLLPLVGSGLAFAWKNASSKYLALGIALIQMLLTFYILSDFNFEPTVDSVLQHEIKYPWSQFIKSNLHFGIDGMSLLLLLLTNILSPLIILSSFNENVSYKNSFYGLILLMQFGLVGVFTALDGLLFYIFWEVTLIPIWFIAALWGQENKRMEFTTKFFVYTFVGSLFMLAGLIYVGIHSASFDVTDLYNADLGETQQIVVFWFIFFAFAVKLPVFPFHTWQPDTYTYSPTQGSMLLSGIMLKMAIYGVIRYLLPITPTAIFGISGQIVIILAIIGIVHGALIAIIQTDMKRIIAYSSFSHVGLMVAGIFSSAVLTLRGTLTIEGAEGALVQTFAHGINVVGLFYCADVLYKRFKTRDIRQMGGLAKVAPKFAVLFLLIILGSMGVPLTNGFIGEFILIKSIFDFNVLASIIAGLTIILCAVYLLRFYGKAMFGEGNAAVLSTAKDLSAVEFSVLASIAVFVILLGIFPQPIIDMVGSSLEFVYSSMIN, from the coding sequence ATGTCTTATTTACTATTAACATTATTACTTTTACCTCTTGTAGGTTCGGGATTAGCTTTTGCATGGAAGAACGCTTCCAGCAAATATTTGGCGCTGGGAATTGCTTTGATTCAGATGTTGCTTACATTTTACATCCTTTCGGATTTCAATTTTGAACCGACGGTTGACAGTGTTTTGCAACACGAGATCAAATATCCTTGGTCGCAGTTTATAAAAAGTAATCTTCACTTCGGAATCGATGGGATGAGTTTGCTTCTTTTATTGCTGACCAATATTCTTTCGCCTCTAATTATTTTATCATCATTTAACGAAAACGTAAGCTACAAAAACTCGTTTTATGGATTGATCTTGCTGATGCAGTTTGGTCTTGTAGGAGTATTTACAGCTTTAGACGGTTTGTTATTCTATATTTTCTGGGAAGTAACGCTTATTCCAATCTGGTTTATTGCGGCTCTTTGGGGACAGGAAAACAAAAGAATGGAATTCACGACAAAATTCTTCGTGTATACATTCGTAGGATCTCTGTTTATGTTGGCGGGTTTAATCTATGTTGGAATTCACTCGGCATCGTTTGATGTTACAGATTTGTATAATGCAGATTTGGGTGAAACGCAGCAGATTGTGGTATTCTGGTTTATTTTCTTTGCATTTGCAGTGAAACTTCCGGTTTTCCCTTTCCATACTTGGCAACCCGATACATATACTTATTCTCCAACTCAGGGATCAATGCTTTTATCAGGTATTATGCTGAAAATGGCGATCTACGGAGTAATCAGATATTTATTACCCATTACACCAACTGCAATTTTCGGAATTTCAGGACAAATTGTAATTATCCTGGCAATTATCGGAATTGTTCACGGTGCTTTAATAGCAATTATCCAAACGGATATGAAGAGAATCATTGCATACTCTTCTTTCTCACACGTTGGATTGATGGTTGCAGGTATTTTCTCTTCAGCAGTGCTTACTTTGAGAGGAACTTTAACGATTGAAGGAGCTGAAGGAGCTTTAGTTCAGACTTTCGCTCACGGTATCAACGTTGTAGGATTGTTCTATTGTGCAGATGTATTATATAAAAGATTCAAAACAAGAGACATTAGACAAATGGGAGGTTTGGCAAAAGTAGCGCCTAAGTTTGCAGTACTATTCTTATTGATTATCTTAGGTTCAATGGGAGTTCCGTTGACAAATGGTTTCATTGGTGAATTTATCCTTATTAAATCTATCTTTGATTTTAATGTATTGGCTTCAATCATCGCTGGTTTAACGATCATTCTTTGTGCGGTTTATCTATTAAGATTTTACGGTAAAGCAATGTTTGGTGAAGGTAATGCAGCAGTTTTGAGCACGGCAAAAGATTTATCGGCAGTAGAATTTTCAGTATTGGCAAGTATTGCGGTGTTTGTAATTCTATTAGGAATTTTCCCTCAGCCGATTATCGATATGGTGGGAAGTTCATTAGAGTTTGTGTATTCATCGATGATCAATTAA
- the nuoL gene encoding NADH-quinone oxidoreductase subunit L, whose translation MENLIYAIVLLPLIGFLINGLFGKNLPKIVVGSLATAAVFASFCIAVSLFLNFDSESPAVVVKAFEWFRVNGVQINFGFQIDQLSLMMVMIITGIGSLIHLYSIGYMSHDKGFYKFFTYLNLFIFSMLLLVMGSNYMILFIGWEGVGLCSYLLIGFWYTNEEYGKAARKAFIMNRIGDLGLLIGIFMIASQTNSVDYISVAQNASKFELDGTIIIFITASLFIGAVGKSAQVPLYTWLPDAMAGPTPVSALIHAATMVTAGIYLVVRSNFLFTLAPTVQGGILLIGFLTAALAGFYALRQNDIKKVLAYSTVSQLGFMFIALGLGAYSTAMFHVMTHAFFKALLFLGAGSVIHAMSNEQDMRFMGGLKKYIPITHITFLIGTLAISGFPLLSGMISKDEILVAAFAKNPIYWVMLFILAATTAAYMFRLYYLTFHGEFRGTQEQKHHLHESPMNMTLPLIVLAILSVIGGFINLPHFIGHGHYAKLMEWLKPVLTPESFKQMEMTLSGVDFNTEMILLGATILMFFTVWFIVKNMYVNKKKMALAEEEYTGWEKLSAKKLYVDELYNALIVKTFEGLGRGGKMFDKGVLDRVVDYIGEGAEDSGKSMKRIQNGNVENYVLIMTLAVGIILIVNFILQ comes from the coding sequence ATGGAGAATTTAATATATGCAATAGTACTTTTACCACTTATAGGCTTTCTTATCAACGGACTTTTCGGGAAAAATCTTCCTAAGATTGTAGTCGGAAGTTTGGCAACAGCTGCAGTTTTTGCATCTTTTTGTATTGCGGTAAGCTTATTTTTAAATTTTGACTCTGAAAGTCCGGCGGTTGTTGTAAAAGCATTCGAATGGTTCAGAGTAAACGGAGTTCAGATCAATTTCGGTTTCCAGATTGATCAGCTGTCATTAATGATGGTGATGATCATTACAGGGATCGGATCTTTAATTCACCTCTACTCTATCGGATACATGAGTCACGACAAAGGTTTCTATAAGTTTTTTACTTATTTAAATCTTTTTATCTTCTCGATGTTACTTTTGGTAATGGGAAGCAACTATATGATCTTATTCATCGGTTGGGAAGGTGTAGGTCTTTGTTCATATCTATTGATCGGATTCTGGTACACCAACGAAGAATATGGTAAAGCAGCAAGAAAGGCTTTCATTATGAACAGAATTGGTGACCTTGGTTTATTGATCGGCATTTTCATGATTGCGTCTCAGACCAACTCTGTAGATTATATTTCAGTGGCACAAAATGCTTCTAAATTTGAATTAGACGGAACAATTATCATCTTTATCACAGCCAGTTTATTTATCGGTGCTGTTGGTAAATCTGCTCAGGTTCCTTTATATACTTGGTTACCGGATGCGATGGCAGGTCCAACTCCTGTTTCAGCATTAATTCACGCAGCAACCATGGTTACTGCAGGTATCTATTTGGTGGTAAGATCAAACTTCTTATTCACTTTAGCTCCAACCGTTCAGGGCGGAATTTTATTAATCGGATTCTTAACTGCAGCATTAGCTGGCTTCTATGCACTGCGTCAGAACGACATCAAAAAAGTATTAGCATATTCTACAGTTTCACAGCTTGGTTTTATGTTTATCGCTTTAGGTTTAGGAGCTTATTCCACAGCAATGTTCCACGTAATGACACACGCTTTCTTCAAAGCATTGTTATTCTTGGGAGCGGGTTCTGTAATTCACGCAATGAGCAACGAGCAGGATATGCGTTTTATGGGAGGTTTAAAAAAATACATTCCAATTACACACATTACATTCCTTATCGGAACATTGGCGATTTCAGGTTTCCCTTTACTTTCAGGGATGATTTCTAAAGACGAAATTTTGGTTGCAGCATTTGCTAAAAACCCTATTTACTGGGTAATGTTATTCATTTTAGCAGCAACAACCGCAGCATATATGTTCAGACTGTATTATTTGACATTCCACGGAGAGTTCAGAGGTACACAAGAACAAAAACACCATTTACATGAAAGCCCAATGAACATGACGTTACCGTTAATCGTTCTAGCAATTCTTTCAGTAATCGGAGGTTTTATTAATTTACCACACTTTATCGGTCACGGTCATTATGCTAAATTAATGGAATGGCTGAAGCCGGTACTGACACCGGAAAGCTTTAAGCAAATGGAAATGACTCTTTCGGGAGTTGATTTCAATACAGAAATGATTCTTTTGGGAGCAACAATCTTAATGTTCTTTACTGTTTGGTTCATTGTGAAAAACATGTATGTGAATAAGAAGAAAATGGCTCTTGCCGAAGAAGAATATACAGGCTGGGAAAAACTTTCTGCTAAAAAGTTATATGTTGATGAGCTTTACAATGCATTAATTGTAAAAACTTTTGAAGGACTTGGACGTGGCGGAAAAATGTTTGACAAAGGCGTTTTAGACCGTGTTGTAGACTATATAGGTGAAGGTGCTGAAGACAGCGGAAAATCTATGAAGCGTATACAAAACGGAAATGTTGAGAACTATGTTCTTATCATGACTTTGGCTGTGGGAATTATACTGATTGTTAACTTTATATTACAATAA